The genome window GATGAAACAGGGCACCCCAAAGAAGCAGCGGACCTGTGTCGGTTCATGGTTAAGAACCTGGACTAAAAGCCCTACCCCCGTCTTTTACAAAGCTTAAAAAACGGCTCCATTATTCCTTCGGATGACCGGAACAATCCGATCGCGGACAGATCTTTCTTTCCATACCGACCAGCAGCGCTATCACTGCGAAACAGAACGGAACCAGATAAAAGGCCGGCCCGAGTCCGGCTCCCATATTTCCGAGCAATCCCATCAAAAAAGTAAACACGCCGCAACCGGGAATCCCGGCACAGGAAAGCAGAATGAAGAGCATGGTGGTATCTGCATGCGGAATCCGATCCGCACAAAAGCTTTGAATGCTTGGCCACAGAGGCGCAGTACAGATACCGGCAATAAACAGCAGAATAAAAAGGCTGACAAGTCCGGCTTGCATTGGGAAAAGCAGCGTAATCGGAATCGCAATAACGGAAGATCCGAGGATCAAACGCCGCAGATGATGCTGATGAAGCAGCCATCCCCACCCCATGCGCCCCGCCATCATTCCGGCAGCAAACAGAGCGGTTCCCGCACCGCCGGCCCATGCCGTGGAACCAAAGTGAAGCTGAATATAGCTCGCGCTCCAGAAGGTGAGACAAAACTCCGCGCCCCCCGCAAAAAACATCGCAAAGAAGAAAACCCAGAAACGCGGGATGCGAAGAATATCGACCATCTGTTTATGAACATGACTCCAATGCAGCGGCTCGGTATGATCAGGAACCTGCTGCCCCCGTTTGGATGGTCGTAAAAGAAGAAAGCCCGGAATCAAAGAAAACAGAGCCACAGCACCGGTCAGTATCCGCCAGGAAACGCCCGCAGAGAGCAAAGCGCCCGCCAACAGCACCGTAATCAAAATTCCAATAGACCAGAAACTGTGTGAAAAATTGATGTACCGGCCAGGCTCCTTGGGATGCAAGTCCTGAACAAGCGGGGTTGCCAGTCCTTCAATAGTGCCTTCTCCAAACCCGGCAACTGCCAGCGCCAGAAAAAGGATCCCATATACCGGCGAAACAGCACACAGCCCAACACCGGCCCCCATCAGCAGCACTGACCAACCGAATACACGGCGTTTTCCCCAGCGGCCCGCGGCAAACCCGCTCAGAAGGAGCGCCAGGACCATCGGAAGCGTCCGGGCGATCTGCAGCGCTCCGCCGGCGGTCATGCCGCCGTCTTCGAGCGAAAACCCCAGATCACGGGCCAACCGAACAAGCACAACGGGAATAATGACCGAACCGGCGGCATAGGTGGAAAAACTGCTGAATACCGCACAGTCATACCGTCCCAGATTCATCTGCCTGAATTTCACGTTGCGCTCTCCAATAAGGATATTTCATTAAGAAACATCAGCTCCATACCACCACCTGCCTAAAATCAGCCGGAACGATGGATCAGGACAAATCCGAGAATCTGGGTAGCAACCAGCGGCAGCCAGAGAATCAGGTTGGGATGCAGGCCCGGATAATCAGCCAGTGCTTTAGCGATCACAATGAAAATATAGTAGGCAAATACAATTCCAAGACTCATCACCATGCCGATCGAAGTCTCTTTGCGATGCGATTTAACCCCAAGCGGAATTCCAATCAGCATAAACGTAAAACAGGCCATTGCTATTGAGATTCGCCGATTGGCCTCAATCATCAACTTGCAGCGCTGAACGGCCTGGTCGGCCTCAGAGAGCATTGGAAAATCCTTCTTGACATTGCGGATATTGTCGATCAGCTGCGACGTCGTCATATAACTGTGCTTAACCCGAATTTTATCATCCTTCAGCAGCTCCTTGAAATCGAGAGGGGGAAGCTGAACATAACGGAACGGGGTATAGGTGGTTTTGGAAATGTCATGTGGATCATCGAGATCCGGAGTCTCCATACTGCCGTCATAGAGCCGCACCCGGAGAATCTTATTGACGTCATCGGCTTCAATCTCACCGCGTTTCGCACGAAGACTGCGTTTCACCTGCCCGTCGTCAGACAGCTCATAAGCGACCACATCCTTCACTTCGTGACCGTTTTTTCTGCCGACATAAATCAGCAGTCCGGGAAACTCCCTGATGAACCGGCCCTCTTCCAGCAGATTGATCGGCTCATCCACACCGGCAGAGCTCAACAGCCGTTTATTCGCATATTTCGCCTGGGGAGCCACTTCGTTATTGATGTAAACACAAATGCCGCTCAACAGAACAGAAAGCACAATCAGAGGAGCCACCACCTGCCACAAGCTGAGCCCGCAGGCCTTCATGGCGCTGATTTCACTGTCCATCGACAGCCGCCCGAAAAGCAGCAATGCGGCAAACAGGATGCTGATCGGCATCGAAAAGGACAGGATATAAGGAACGTTCTGAAAAAAGAAACGAACAATCAGCATCGGAGAAATTCCGCGAGCCATCAGGTCCACAGCCTTCACCATTGCACCGATCGTCATCACAAATGTGATCAGACCAAGAGCCGTTAAAAAGATGACCAGATAGTCAAAAAGGAGATAACGGTTCAACACACGCATAGATTACTCCGCACCGTGCGCACGCACAGCAGATTCGACGGTATTGGCCAGAAGCATCGTGATGGTCATCGGGCCGACGCCGCCGGGAACCGGAGTAATGGCCGACGCCTTTTCGGCCACGGCATCAAAATCCACATCGCCGCAGAGACGGTATCCCCGCTTTTTCGAGGCATCCTCCACACGGTTTACCCCCACATCAATCACCACGGCACCCTCTTTGACCATATCGGCCGTCACCGTATCAGGGCGACCAACAGCGGCAACCACAATATCGGCCTGCCGGGTCAGCTCCGCCATGTTTTTAGTGCCGGTATGACACATCGTCACCGTCGCATTGCCAAGATCACTCTTCTGGCTGAGCAGATTCACCAGCGGACGACCAACAATATTGCTGCGGCCAATCACCACGACATGTGCACCGCGGGTTTCGATTCCGGAACGCTTCAGAATCTGCAGCACTCCGTGCGGCGTGCAAGGCAGGAATGCCGGCAGCCCGAGCATCATGCGCCCGACATTCACCGGGTGAAATCCATCGACATCCTTCTCCGGAACAATTTCTTCAATCACCGACTGCTCCATCGACGAATCAGGAAGCGGCAACTGCACCAGAATGCCGTTGATCTTTTCATCCGCATTAAATTTCCGAACCACGCCTAGAATTTCATCATGGGTAGCATCTGCCGGCAGTTTTACCTCTTCAGAATAAATGCCAGCCTCTTCGCAGGCCCGCTCCTTGGCAGTCACATACGACCGGGACGCCGGATCCTCACCGACCAGCAGCACCCCGAGCCCCGGGACAATCCCCTGCTCTCTTAATTCACTCACCCGGGTTTTCAGTTCTGCCCGAATTTCCGCTGAAATTGCTTTGCCATCCAGAATCTTTGCCACAATGCTTTCTCCGATTTCGTTTAAAAGATTCAGGTTTCTAACGTAATGCTCAAACGGTTTCAATTATGGAATGGATGAATGAAACATCGAAAGGACTGGAAGTGCGCGTACGCGCCGTTCCGCGCGCGTCGAAAAACGAAATCCAGGGCATTCACGACGGCGCAGTAAAAATCCGGCTGACCACGCCTCCGGTCGACGGAAAAGCCAATCAGGCACTCATCAAATTCCTGAGCAAAACCCTGAAGCTGTCCAAATCACAGATCGAACTCCTGCAGGGAGATACCAGCCGGCACAAAACCCTGCGCATCAGCGGAATCAGCCCCGCCGAACTGCAATCCCGACTGAAGCTGTGATCGTTTCATACATTAAATGTATGGGATATTTTCTGTTTCCAAAGTTTGGAAAATCAAACAAAAACAGGCTTATTCCGCCTCCAAATACTGGAAAAACGACCTCCTGATTTCACCGCCCGCAGACACAAACACACAAACTGTGATTATTTTTCTAATATTTTTCACAACAGGAGTTGACTCCGCCCAAAAAAAAGGTATGTTGCATTCCAAGCATTGAGAGAGGCGCAGGTAATGTGCCCGGCAACCTGACAACAAAGGTGCCTGCCTTGCACAAGGCGATGCGCCCCGGACCGGGGAAAGTTGGAAGCGCCTCGCCGCCCCTCTCTCAAACGCTTTAAAACAAGTAAAAGAAATGAGAGGGAAATCATGAGTAACAAAGCAGAAACACTGGCGCTCCACGCGGGCTACACGCCAGAACCGACCACAGGCAGCTGTGCGGTTCCCGTTTATCGCACCAGCTCTTATGTCTTCAAAGACACAGAGCACGCAGCGAATCTGTTCGGCCTCAAAGAGCTGGGCAACATCTACACCCGCCTCATGAATCCCACCACGGATGTCCTTGAGCAACGGGTCGCCGCACTTGAAGGCGGCGCCGGCGCGCTTGCCGTCGCCTCCGGAACGGCCGCCATCTTCTACAGCATCATCAACCTCGCCCAGGCCGGTGATGAAATTGTGGCATCGAGCAACCTCTACGGCGGAACCTACACGCAGTTCAACAACATCCTGCCGCAGCTCGGTATCACCGTAAAATTTGTCGACCCGTCCAACCCGCAGAACTTTGCGGAGGCCATTACCGATAAAACCAAGGCCCTCTACACCGAGACCATCGGCAACCCGTCGCTCGACGTCTCCGACATCGAGGCGATCTCCGAAATCGCGCATAGCAACGGGCTGCCGCTGATTGTCGACGGAACCTTTACCACCGCCGCACTGCTGCGCCCGATTGAGCACGGCGCGGACATTGTCGTCTCCTCGCTCACTAAATGGTACGGCGGACACGGCAACGGTATCGGCGGCATCGTGGTTGATTCCGGAAAATTCAACTGGGCGGCGGGCAAACACCCCCTGCTCTCCGAACCGGACGAAAGCTATCACGGTATCCGCTACGCCATCGACCTGCCCGACGAACTCCGTCCACTGGCCTACATTCTGCGCATGAGGCTCGTACCGCTGCGCAATCTCGGCGCATGCATCTCGCCGGACAATGCATGGCAGTTCCTGCAGGGAATTGAAACCCTTCCCCTGCGTATAAAGCGTCACAGCGACAACGCGCTGGCCGTCGCCAAATTCCTGGAAAAGCAGGACGAGGTCGAGTGGGTCCGCTATCCCGGACTCCACAGCCACCCATCGCACAAAGTCGCCAAAAAGCTGCTTAAAGACGGGTATGGCGCCACGGTTGTCTTCGAACTAAAAGGCGGCGAAGCCGTCGGCCGGAAGTTTATTGAAAATCTCAAGGTCTTCTCACATCTCGCCAATGTCGGCGATGCGAAGAGCCTTGCGATTCATCCGGCCAGCACAACCCACTCACAACTGACCGAAGAGCAACAGGCATCCGGTGGCATTACCCCCGGCCTCGTCCGCCTTTCTGTCGGCATCGAAAACATTGAAGACCTGCTTGATGATATCAACCAGGCCCTGAAATAAGCCCCGCGTGCGCCACCATTTTACGGAATGGTGGTGCACAGGACAGTCATGGCATCTTCGGGAATAATTTCGAAGTCGCCAAGGGCGGCGGGAACGAGCCATGACTGTCCGAGAAACAGCTTTTCTTCGCCGTCGGACCAGCGGATGATTCCTTCGCCGCCGGCGATGAACAGCGCCTGGAAACTTTTTCCAAGGTTTGGAAACGCGGTTTCTTCGCTCAGCTCGTGGCGGTCCAGCTGGAAGTATTCACAGCTCTGAATGGTGGTTCCGTGCACATCGCAGTGCGGATCGCCGTTGTTTTCCCAGTCGATCACCTGCAGGGCTTTGTCGATATGGAGCTCGCGCGAGTTGCCGTTGGCATCCGTGCGGTCCCAGTCGTACAGGCGATACGTCGTGTTGGAGTTCTGCTGAATCTCAAGAATCAGGCAGCCGGTTCCGATGGCATGAACCCGGCCGCCGGGAACAAATACCGCTTCGCCCGGCTCTGCCGGAATGATCTGCAGGATGTCAGCAAAGGTTTTGTCTTCCATGGCTTTCAGGAATTCTTCTTTACCGATTCCGGGCTTTAGACCGCAGTAGATGTTCGCATCGGCATCGCCTTCGAGAAAATACCACATTTCCGTCTTGGGCTGGCCGTCAACTTCTGCGGCGTTGCCGTCGTTGGGGTGCACCTGCACGCTGAGTTTGTCGCGCGCATCGATCAGCTTGATCAGCAGCGGGAAGTCATCGCCTTTCACATGGCTCCCCAGAATCTCATCTTTACGCTCCGGAAGCAGATCGCCGAGCGTTTTTCCGGCCAGCGGGCCGTTGGCGATGACGGTTGCACCGTCTGGATGCGTAGAAATTTCCCACGATTCCGCATAAACGCCCTCGGGCATATCGCGCTTAAAGATTTTCGGAATGCGATCTCCGCCCCACAGGTAATCTTTGTAAACGGGCGTGAAACGCAGCGGGTAAAGCTTGTCCATGATTGTTTTCCTCGGTTTTGAAAAATTTAAACTGGCTTCGTCGTTATGGATGTTTAGAGTCAAGCTAAGCATGAACGAGATTAGCGTCCAGTCAAATTCCCGCACTGATTTCATCGACATCACCGATGCCGTCCAGAAGTTCGTTCTGGAAACCGGTTTTCGCGATGGCGTTGTCACGGTGTTCATACCCCACACCACCGCAGGCGTCACCATCAACGAGAACGCCGACCCCGATGTAACGAACGACCTCGAAATGGTTCTCGACCGCGTCGTGCCATGGACCGACGGCTATGCCCATTTCGAGGGCAACACGGCCGCCCACATGAAAGCGAGCATGATGGGCTCTTCGGCACAGGTGATGGTTGAAAACGGTCGACTCTGTCTCGGCACATGGCAAAGCATTTATTTCTGCGAATTTGACGGCCCGCGCTCCCGCCACGTCTGGCTGAAGGAGACCGCATGAACCCCCGTCATTTCAAATGGATTCTGCCCGCCGTACTGATTGTCGTTCTGTTTTTCGGCTGCGGTCGCCGCCCGGGCGAAAAGCTGTATTATGACGCACTGGCACAGTGGGACGACGGCAATCTGGTTCGAGCCCGCACCCTGCTCGAAAAATCCATCCGACGCCGCACCGGCAGCACTGAAAATGCGGATGCCTATAACCGCCTCGGCCTGCTGCTTTGGGAAATGGGTGAACTGAAAGACGCCGTACCCGCATTCAACGAAAGTCTGCGCATTGATTCCGACCAATATCCGGTCCTCTGCAACCTGGGAGTTGCACTGAGCGCCACCCAGGATTTTACCGGAGCGGAACGTGCTTTCCGGGAAGCCGCACTGCTGGAACCCGACAATCCGCAACCGCTGGCCTTTGCCGGCGTTGTCTACGCCCAAAACGGCAAATGGCAGGACGCCGCACGCAACCTGAGCAAAGCGCTCCGCCGAACACCGAATGACCCTCAACTGCAAACCGCCATGGCCCTGGCCGAGCTGCAGACTCGCGGACCAGAGGCCGCGATACAACGACTGCGCACCGTCACCCGACAAAAACCGGATTATGCTCCCGCCCTGTTCAATCTAGGCTCGATCTGTCGCTATCAGGCTCGAAATCCGGCCGAGGCCAAAGTCTGGTTTGAACGCTACTTGAAACAGTCATCCGGCATTGATGCCTTCTCCGCGTTTGCCCGCACCCAGCTGCAAGCTCTGCAGGAACCGGCAACGGCCCCGAAACTTTCCTATACCCCGCCAAAGACCCGCGATCGCAAAACCGCACAAACCTACTTTGGGCAGGCCGTAACCCTTCATCGTGCCGGCAAAACCGCCGAAGCTATCCAGCAGTATATTCGTGCCGTCGAAGCCGACGACAGCTACGAGCGCGCCTTCTACAACCTTGGACTGGCCTATTACTCCGCCGGAAAAATGGAGCTCGCCGGCGAAGCCTTCACCCGGGCGGTCCAGCTCAACCCTGCCTACGTGGAGGCCCGCTACAATCTGGCGTTAGTCGATCACTATCATCTGGGCCGCACCACACAGGCCGTTCGGGAACTCGAAACTGTGCTTTCCCAGAAACCGGATTATCAGCCCGCGATCGACCTGCTGACCCGCATCCGGCAATGATTTCCAAAGATGAGAAAAACCACCGGTCATTTTTCCATCCTTTGGAAATTGTCAGCAGTAATTCATTTTTTTATGGTTTGCCGAACCACTTGAGAGGAATTAGATGAAATACAGACGCATTTTGCTCAAACTCAGCGGAGAGGCCCTGCAAAACAGAGAAAAAGGCCTTAGCATTGACCCCGAAATCCTTGCCAGCATCAGCCGGCAATTTAAAGAATTAATCAAAGAAGGTGCCGAAATCGCCGTGGTCGTCGGAGGCGGCAACATCTTCCGCGGTCTGGCTGGAGAAAAAGGCGGAACCGACCGCACCACCGGCGACTCCATGGGAATGCTCGCCACCTGTATCAACGCACTCGCCTTGCAGTCGGCCCTGGAAAATGCAGGCGTTGAAACCCGCGTACAGACTGCTATCAGCATGCCGGCTGTCGCAGAACCGTTCATCCGCCGCAAAGCCATGCGCCATCTGGAAAAAGGCCGCGTGGTCATTTTCGGTGCCGGCACCGGAAACCCCTACTTCACCACCGACAGCGCCGCAGCCCTGCGCGCATCGGAAATCAACGCCGACGTGCTGATGAAGGCCACCAAAGTTGACGGAATTTATACTGCCGACCCGGTTGTAGATCCGAATGCAGTGCGCTACGATAAGGTTTCGTATGCAGAAGCTCTGAACAAGCAGCTCAAAATCATGGATGCTGCCGCCTTCTCACTCTGCATGGAAAACGACATCCCGATTGTCGTATTCAACTTTTTCAAAGACGGTGAGATCCTGCGGGTATTTCGCGGCGAAGATGCCGGAACGCAGGTCAGTCACTGACCAATAAATTGACGAAGGAGAGTATTATGGAATCAAGTACTGAAGTTCTGTTGGCAGCTGAAGATAAAATGAACAAATGCGTGGAGTTCCTGCAGCAGGAACTGGCCGGACTGCGCACCGGAAAAGCCAGCCCGAGCCTGGTGGAAAACATTACAGTCGATTACTACGGAAGCGCCAGCCGCCTGCGTGATATCGCCAACATCTCCACCCCCGAGCCACGCCTGATCGTAATCAGCCCGTTCGACCCCTCTTCGCTGGGAACCATCGAAAAGGCCATCATCGCCGCCAACATCGGAATCACTCCGATGAACGACGGACGTCTCATCCGCGTTCCGATCCCGGAACTGAGTGAAGAGCGCCGCAAAGATCTCGTCAAGGTCGCAGGCCGCACCACCGAAGAACAGCGTGTCGCTGTTCGCAACGTTCGCCGAGAAGCCAACGACCTGCTGAAATCTCTGGAGAAAAACAGCAAGATCAGCGAAGACGACCGCGACGAAAGTCTCGAGGAAGTCCAGAAGCTGACCGATACCCATATCAAGAAAATGGACCAAATGCTCTCCGCTAAAGAAACGGAAGTGATGGCGGTCTAGAGAGAACGGTGAACGATGGATTCTGAAAGATGAATCCTGGTAACACTTTCATTTTTCATACTTCATGAAAAAAATCCTCATAGGAGTCACCGGCGGCATTGCGGCCTACAAGGCCGCAAGTGTCGTCAGTGCACTGAAACAGGCAGGACACGATGTGCAGGTGGCCATGACGCCTGCCGCCTGCCGGTTCGTCACTCCGCTCACGTTTGCGGCACTGTCACAAAAGGAAGTCCGCACCGAACTGTTCCCGGCACATCCCTCTTCGGAAAAGGGACAACTCTACCCTCACCTCTATCCGGCCACCGAAGCCGACCTGTTTGCTGTGCTGCCCGCCACCGCCGACATCATCGGCAAATTTGCATACGGTTTCGGCGACGATATCGTCTCGGCCTCCGCCCTCTCTCTTTCCGCCGACTGCCCCAAGCTCTTCTGTCCGGCCATGAACACACAGATGTGGGGAAATCCGGTCGTACAGGAAAATGTCCAGAGATTGGAAAAACGCGGGTGGATGCGCATCGGCCCCGCAGAAGGCCTCATGGCCTGCGGCACCACCGGTGCCGGACGCATGGCCGAACCCAGCACCATCATCCAGACGATTCTTCAGGCGCTGGCATGAAAAAAGTTTTGATACTCTCCGGCCCGACCCACGAATACTTTGATCCGGTCCGTTTTATCGGCAACGCCAGCTCCGGAAAAATGGGAAAAGCCCTCGCCGAAGAAGCATTGAAACGCGGCATGGATGTCGAATTCATTTCCGGCCCGGTCTCCGAAACAAACCTCCCCTCCCTTGGCAAACAAATCATCCGTGTAACCGGTGCCGAAGAGATGCTGGCCGCTGCACAGGAAAAATTTATCGAAACCGATCTTATTATTTTCGCGGCGGCGGTCGCAGATTTCCAACCCTTGGAAAAATCAGTCGAAAAGTTTCCAAAGGTTGGAAACAATATTTCGATTGAGCTCAAACCGACGCCCGACGTCGCAGCAACCCTGTGCGCAGACAAAAGGGATAACCAGATCGCCATCGGCTTTGCGCTTCAAACGCATGACGGCGAAGCCAAAGCCAGAGAGAAACTGACGAAAAAAAACCTCAACGGTATCGTGCTCAACACCCCCGCCACCCTCGGCGCCGAAAACGGACTGTTCACATGGATCGATTTCCAAACCATGGAAGACTGGGGATCCCTCGGCAAAGCCGACTGCGCTCGGAATATTTTTGAAAAAATCTGTACGCGCTGACGGGAGGGGTGCGCTCCGCCGCACCCGTCTCTGGAAGAGTTATCCATGAAAGATGAAGAACTTGCGGCCGGTGTAGTTGATGAGCAATGCGGCGATGGCAGCGCAGGCATAGGAATAAGTGGTATCGAAGCCGGCAAAACGGATCAGCAGGTCACCGGCTGCTGTTCCGAGAAAAAAGGCGACGGTTGACACGGCGTAGAACAGAATCAGCTCATGGTGGCGCTTGTGCTTGCCTGCCTTGAAGACAAACAGGACGTTGAGCACATATGCCGTAAAGTTGGAAAACATGAAGCAGATGACTTTGTCGATCCAGTAGTTGCGCAGGCGAACGGCCTCAGTCACTTCACGAATATCCAGATTCATCAGCCCGAGAAGCCTGGTGAACGGATCACTTTCGGTCAGTGCCGGAAAAACCAGCCATGCAAACAGAAAAAAGACCGACATATCCACCACAGTGGCGATTCCACCGCACATGCCGTATTTAATGAACTGCACGAAATGATTGTCTTTGTCGTTCAGGAAAGAAAAAATCAGTTTTCTCATAAGCGGTCAGTGTACAGGACCAGATTAAATATTCCACTCCGTTGTCTGTGTTTCAGGTTCACTTCCATCTATGCGCACCAACAGCTGGTGCAGGACTCCGAACACGGCGAATGGAATCACCATGGCGTACATCATCAGGCGAATGAAGCCGAAGTGATACAGCGGGTTTTCAACAGCCATGTAGATGTTCCAGAAAATGAGAAGACAGCAGAACCAGACGCCAACAAAATTGGGAAAGGCGTCGCCGGAATGCATCATTTTAAAACCAGGCAACCGTTTTTTCGTAAACGGAAAGAGAATATTGGAACCCATATGCCCCATCTGGTCTTCGATTACGTGAACCATATAAGCCCCGGCAATAACGACTCCGGCTTTCCACGTCCAGATGGAAGCCATCCCCGCCAGAGCCAGTCCTACCGTTAGAGAGTGCGACCAGTTTCGGTGCCAAGGAAGAAAGTCGACATCCACCTCCCCGGCTTCATTGCGCTGAAACGCGAAACTGGGACCGTCAAAGATATCGACGGTATAGGTCGTCTCGCAACTCTGCAGGATCGGCGCGTTAAACTTTGCGACACCAACGGATCGCGGCTCGGGCAGCGAGTCGGGTTGCGGCACCTGGCCGGTGCTGACAATCGGTCCGAACTGCACGCGCACCTCTCCGGCTTCCGGATCAATTCTGACGCGATACTGCCGCCAGTTATCTGCGTCCATTTTGATCGTCGCCAGTTTGAGCGTGGTGCGCCGGCCTTCTGCAGCCAGCAAAACGGCTTTGGCGACAGCGTCGGCGACCGGCTGCGGATCAAGCTGGTCGGGGTGCGGTTCAATCTGGATATCGTGGCTGTAGAAGAAGCGGTAGAACTTAAAATCCACTGTATCGGGAAGGATGCCGGCCACCGCGCCGAGAATAAAATACGCCGGATTGCCATTCTGGGCAGTCTCTACAGCCCACGGGCAAAATGAGGCTACCGTGACTCCGGATATAAAATGGGCGATGCCTTTCATAATCAGAGGAGTCCCAAAAATGCGGCGATGGGTTCGCCCATGCCGGACATGTTGCAGGCGATCGGAAGCAGCAGGATGCCGAGGCAGTTGAGGCGGCGCGACCCGAACAGTACGGGAATGAGGCCGATACCGGTGCCGACGACCATGACAAACAGACCGATCCCACCGGTCATTGAAAAAACAAGCGCAACGATGATTCCCAACGCGACAATTGAAATCAAACGATAGTCCACTTTCTTCATGAGCTTGAGCATCCATTTGGTGAGCGGGGACATCAGAAGGAAGGACAGTCCGCCGGCGAGAGCGATAGACCCGAGTGCGAGATAATAATCGCCCCATGTTTTCGGCGTGTAGAGTCCTTTTATGATCCATGCGCCGCCACCGCGGGTGAGGAACAGCCCCGGCACAAAAAAGAGCATGAGAGCGCCGGCATAGTAGACCACTTTGGAAACGCCCTGAGACATCAGGAAGACCCGTTCGTCCCGCTGGGCTGTGGCGTGCCCGGCCAGCAGTCCGCCCACCCCGCCGGTCACGACCGGAAAGAATGCGGCAAAGCCGCCTCCGATGCCGCCGGCGATGCCACCGCGCAGCAGCAGGTCTCCGTTGATGTTCAGCGTGTCGCGCACGTACTGCTTCGGAACGTTCGCTCCGCAGAGCACGTTGAGCAGGCACCACGGAATCGCGAACAGGCCGACAAAAGCAGGCATGATGTTCTGGAAAGCATTGTCGATATCAATCGGCGCACGGTAGAGCAGCAGAAAGCCGAACAGTCCGGAAAGAATGAATGTGAAAATTCCGGCGCTGAGCGTGGACCAGGCGTCGGCGAATTTCGGCCAGCCGGCAGGACCGCAGGTACCGCCCTTCGGCCATTCAGTCATCAGAATAAATGTGATAATGACCCACAAAATCCAGTGCATATGCGGAGCAAACACATTGCGAGCAACCGGCAGGAATTTCGGAGCGAACGGCGCCACGATAAACACGAGTATGAACAGACCGATCAGACTGCCCGCGCCAATGATCATTGCGCCTTCGTAACCACGCCCGGTCATCAGATATTTCTGCCCCGGCAGCACGGTAAAGATGGCACTTTCGTCCGGCGCGCCGAGAAGGACCGAAGGAATGGTATTGAGCACGGACCAGCCGACGACAAGCCCGATCATGAACGGCAGATATAGTTCCGGAACGACCGCCATCCCAATACTCTGCATTTTATAGATAAGCAACACCGCCAAACCCATCACGTTATAAATGTGAAGTCCCGGCAAAACAGCCAGAAAACAGGCCAGCGCCGTTCCGGCCAGCACTGAAAGTGCTGCCACGACGATCATTCGTTCATCTCCACGCTGAATGCACCAATATTTTCTGGAATCAGTTCGAGAGTTCCTTTGTAGGCAACCAGCGGCGCTGTCACCCGCAACCTCACGCCTTCTTCGAGCGCGTCACGTTCTTCTCCGGACACTTTTTTATCCCAGAACAGAACAGCCATATCGCCGGTTTCATCGCGAATGGGATAGCAT of Tichowtungia aerotolerans contains these proteins:
- the frr gene encoding ribosome recycling factor, which gives rise to MESSTEVLLAAEDKMNKCVEFLQQELAGLRTGKASPSLVENITVDYYGSASRLRDIANISTPEPRLIVISPFDPSSLGTIEKAIIAANIGITPMNDGRLIRVPIPELSEERRKDLVKVAGRTTEEQRVAVRNVRREANDLLKSLEKNSKISEDDRDESLEEVQKLTDTHIKKMDQMLSAKETEVMAV
- a CDS encoding flavoprotein yields the protein MKKILIGVTGGIAAYKAASVVSALKQAGHDVQVAMTPAACRFVTPLTFAALSQKEVRTELFPAHPSSEKGQLYPHLYPATEADLFAVLPATADIIGKFAYGFGDDIVSASALSLSADCPKLFCPAMNTQMWGNPVVQENVQRLEKRGWMRIGPAEGLMACGTTGAGRMAEPSTIIQTILQALA
- a CDS encoding tetratricopeptide repeat protein — protein: MNPRHFKWILPAVLIVVLFFGCGRRPGEKLYYDALAQWDDGNLVRARTLLEKSIRRRTGSTENADAYNRLGLLLWEMGELKDAVPAFNESLRIDSDQYPVLCNLGVALSATQDFTGAERAFREAALLEPDNPQPLAFAGVVYAQNGKWQDAARNLSKALRRTPNDPQLQTAMALAELQTRGPEAAIQRLRTVTRQKPDYAPALFNLGSICRYQARNPAEAKVWFERYLKQSSGIDAFSAFARTQLQALQEPATAPKLSYTPPKTRDRKTAQTYFGQAVTLHRAGKTAEAIQQYIRAVEADDSYERAFYNLGLAYYSAGKMELAGEAFTRAVQLNPAYVEARYNLALVDHYHLGRTTQAVRELETVLSQKPDYQPAIDLLTRIRQ
- the pyrH gene encoding UMP kinase; translated protein: MKYRRILLKLSGEALQNREKGLSIDPEILASISRQFKELIKEGAEIAVVVGGGNIFRGLAGEKGGTDRTTGDSMGMLATCINALALQSALENAGVETRVQTAISMPAVAEPFIRRKAMRHLEKGRVVIFGAGTGNPYFTTDSAAALRASEINADVLMKATKVDGIYTADPVVDPNAVRYDKVSYAEALNKQLKIMDAAAFSLCMENDIPIVVFNFFKDGEILRVFRGEDAGTQVSH
- a CDS encoding phosphopantothenoylcysteine decarboxylase domain-containing protein is translated as MKKVLILSGPTHEYFDPVRFIGNASSGKMGKALAEEALKRGMDVEFISGPVSETNLPSLGKQIIRVTGAEEMLAAAQEKFIETDLIIFAAAVADFQPLEKSVEKFPKVGNNISIELKPTPDVAATLCADKRDNQIAIGFALQTHDGEAKAREKLTKKNLNGIVLNTPATLGAENGLFTWIDFQTMEDWGSLGKADCARNIFEKICTR
- a CDS encoding secondary thiamine-phosphate synthase enzyme YjbQ is translated as MNEISVQSNSRTDFIDITDAVQKFVLETGFRDGVVTVFIPHTTAGVTINENADPDVTNDLEMVLDRVVPWTDGYAHFEGNTAAHMKASMMGSSAQVMVENGRLCLGTWQSIYFCEFDGPRSRHVWLKETA
- a CDS encoding metal-dependent hydrolase, with the protein product MKGIAHFISGVTVASFCPWAVETAQNGNPAYFILGAVAGILPDTVDFKFYRFFYSHDIQIEPHPDQLDPQPVADAVAKAVLLAAEGRRTTLKLATIKMDADNWRQYRVRIDPEAGEVRVQFGPIVSTGQVPQPDSLPEPRSVGVAKFNAPILQSCETTYTVDIFDGPSFAFQRNEAGEVDVDFLPWHRNWSHSLTVGLALAGMASIWTWKAGVVIAGAYMVHVIEDQMGHMGSNILFPFTKKRLPGFKMMHSGDAFPNFVGVWFCCLLIFWNIYMAVENPLYHFGFIRLMMYAMVIPFAVFGVLHQLLVRIDGSEPETQTTEWNI
- a CDS encoding GtrA family protein, which encodes MRKLIFSFLNDKDNHFVQFIKYGMCGGIATVVDMSVFFLFAWLVFPALTESDPFTRLLGLMNLDIREVTEAVRLRNYWIDKVICFMFSNFTAYVLNVLFVFKAGKHKRHHELILFYAVSTVAFFLGTAAGDLLIRFAGFDTTYSYACAAIAALLINYTGRKFFIFHG